Proteins from a genomic interval of Psychrobacter fulvigenes:
- the mutS gene encoding DNA mismatch repair protein MutS, giving the protein MTVKPSATNDTNHTAAEILTIGDAVYDLAHHTPMMVQYLTMKANYPHALLLYRMGDFYELFFDDAKRAAQILDITLTRRGTDKAGNTIAMAGVPFHAADSYMARLIAAGQTVVVCEQIDESASSTANSHTPHLPAMGEKQKKDNSKPTAGGIMRREVVKTLTAGTITDDALIAPNHTPTVVAIDIAAPKANSKQPLQAAVSQLDLAAGTLTTQTLTADNRNNEGIEPLQAQMLTVLARFAPSECIVSEALDETWLAWLRSHLDCPIIEVAANDFHREHAAATLCQQFDVQRLDGLGIADAALAQSSCAALIHYARQTQQRHVPQVNQLIVEYSDDYLIIDANSQQNLELFTPASNNGTSLVSVVNHCKTPMGRRLLVQQMKRPLRQHTRINQRLDAIASLLAANNLPDAASVSSSSVVPNSCLVTGLRETLNAIGDIERISSRIALISAKPRDLRKLADSIASTEQLNALFNAAGISHEHAGLLPMLMQQLPAQLPAVQVVSELIERAIVAEPPAHIRDGGMLAAGFDEEFDRLTHLHDNIQVTLDEMVERARQNNQLPSLKVGFNKVSGFYFELPKMQAQHAPAHFIRRQTLKNSERFITDELKTVETEYLSAQTLALAREKQLYQELLTTLASHLAELQQLSAAVAQIDVLSNWAQLAMSYQWQRPIMSADNTNGIINNLADNMADTANITDKNSDHRQNGQQQLTLLNQNLSHHQSHHQSHTENHAQNPHKHQDHTCIDIRQGRHVVVEAALNPTNSAHRNNHAEHSNHISHFVANDCTLGAEEHPERLLIITGPNMGGKSTYMRQTALIVLLAHCGSFVPAASAHIGDIDRIFTRIGSADDLAGGKSTFMVEMIETANILNLATDKSLVLMDEVGRGTATTDGLAIAHACVNRLLEIGCLTLFATHYFELTELANHNDGIRNVHVAASEVDGQLLLLHQIHAGAASSSFGLHVAKMAGIPNQVLSDAKRYLLDTLASDTLTADQGKSADDKNDLAKSVTDKEQQIRHHSTAETSIRTYHPDESLLNNQQQKQLLSVQQQLDTIDPDSLTPKQAHDLLYDLKQLISR; this is encoded by the coding sequence ATGACTGTTAAACCCTCTGCGACCAATGATACCAACCACACTGCTGCTGAAATCTTGACCATCGGCGATGCGGTCTACGATCTAGCGCATCATACGCCGATGATGGTGCAATATCTGACCATGAAAGCAAACTATCCCCATGCGTTACTGCTGTATCGGATGGGCGACTTTTATGAGTTGTTTTTTGATGATGCCAAGCGCGCGGCGCAGATATTAGACATTACCCTGACCCGCCGTGGTACTGATAAAGCAGGCAACACTATCGCCATGGCAGGTGTACCTTTCCACGCAGCTGACAGCTATATGGCGCGACTGATTGCAGCTGGGCAAACGGTGGTGGTCTGTGAGCAAATTGATGAATCAGCCAGCAGCACTGCTAATAGTCACACCCCTCACCTTCCCGCTATGGGCGAGAAGCAAAAAAAGGATAATAGCAAGCCAACTGCGGGTGGCATCATGCGCCGCGAAGTGGTCAAGACCCTGACCGCAGGCACCATCACAGATGATGCACTTATCGCGCCAAATCATACCCCAACGGTGGTCGCCATAGATATCGCTGCGCCAAAAGCCAACTCCAAGCAACCACTACAAGCCGCCGTCAGCCAGTTGGATCTGGCAGCGGGGACATTGACCACGCAAACGCTAACGGCAGATAATAGAAACAATGAGGGCATTGAGCCGCTACAAGCACAGATGCTTACCGTACTGGCGCGCTTTGCCCCCAGTGAATGTATCGTTAGCGAAGCACTTGATGAGACATGGTTGGCATGGCTGCGCAGTCATCTCGACTGCCCGATTATAGAAGTGGCGGCCAACGACTTTCACCGTGAGCATGCGGCAGCGACGCTGTGTCAGCAGTTTGACGTACAGCGCCTTGATGGCTTGGGCATTGCTGATGCAGCACTGGCGCAATCAAGCTGTGCCGCGCTGATTCATTATGCTCGCCAGACTCAGCAGCGCCACGTACCACAAGTCAATCAACTGATTGTAGAATACAGCGATGACTATCTGATCATCGATGCCAATAGTCAGCAAAACCTTGAGCTGTTTACTCCTGCCAGCAATAATGGCACCTCGCTCGTATCGGTGGTCAATCATTGTAAGACCCCGATGGGCAGGCGTCTGCTGGTGCAGCAAATGAAGCGGCCCCTGCGTCAGCATACCCGCATCAATCAGCGCTTGGATGCGATTGCAAGCCTACTCGCAGCAAATAACTTGCCAGACGCTGCTAGCGTATCTAGCTCTTCTGTCGTACCAAACTCCTGTCTCGTCACTGGCCTACGCGAAACGCTCAATGCGATTGGCGATATCGAACGTATCAGTAGCCGTATCGCCTTGATAAGCGCTAAGCCGCGTGACTTGCGTAAGCTTGCCGACAGTATTGCCAGTACTGAGCAACTAAATGCCCTGTTCAATGCTGCAGGCATCAGCCATGAGCATGCAGGACTGCTGCCGATGTTGATGCAGCAATTGCCCGCGCAGCTACCTGCCGTGCAAGTGGTCTCCGAGCTGATCGAACGCGCCATCGTTGCAGAGCCGCCAGCCCATATCCGTGATGGCGGTATGTTAGCCGCTGGCTTTGATGAGGAGTTTGATCGCCTTACTCATCTCCATGACAACATCCAAGTGACACTGGACGAGATGGTAGAGCGCGCACGGCAAAACAATCAGCTACCAAGCCTAAAAGTCGGCTTTAATAAAGTCAGCGGCTTTTACTTTGAGCTGCCCAAGATGCAAGCGCAACACGCCCCTGCGCACTTCATCCGCAGACAAACGCTAAAAAATAGCGAGCGCTTTATCACTGACGAGCTAAAAACCGTCGAGACCGAATATCTAAGCGCGCAGACTCTCGCCTTGGCACGGGAAAAGCAGCTGTATCAGGAGCTACTGACCACCCTTGCCAGTCATTTAGCCGAGCTACAACAGCTCAGCGCAGCTGTCGCGCAGATAGACGTGCTGAGTAACTGGGCGCAATTGGCCATGAGCTATCAGTGGCAACGCCCGATCATGAGTGCCGATAATACCAATGGCATTATAAATAACCTTGCAGATAATATGGCAGATACAGCCAATATAACTGACAAAAACAGCGATCATAGACAGAATGGCCAACAGCAGCTTACTTTATTAAACCAAAATCTGAGCCACCATCAAAGCCACCATCAAAGCCACACTGAAAACCACGCTCAAAACCCTCATAAACATCAAGACCACACCTGTATCGACATTCGCCAAGGTCGCCATGTGGTGGTCGAAGCAGCGTTAAATCCAACCAATAGCGCTCATAGAAACAACCATGCTGAACATTCCAACCATATAAGCCATTTCGTTGCCAACGACTGTACGCTAGGCGCTGAAGAACATCCTGAACGTCTACTCATCATTACTGGCCCCAATATGGGCGGCAAATCTACCTATATGCGCCAGACAGCGCTGATCGTGCTACTTGCCCATTGCGGCAGCTTTGTGCCCGCCGCCAGTGCTCATATCGGTGATATCGACCGTATCTTTACCCGTATTGGCTCGGCTGATGACTTGGCAGGTGGCAAGTCGACCTTTATGGTGGAGATGATAGAGACCGCCAATATCCTGAACTTGGCCACTGACAAATCTCTCGTACTGATGGACGAAGTCGGACGCGGTACGGCGACCACTGATGGACTGGCCATCGCCCACGCTTGTGTCAACCGACTGCTGGAAATTGGCTGCCTGACATTATTTGCCACTCATTATTTTGAGCTGACGGAACTGGCAAATCACAACGATGGTATTCGCAACGTACACGTCGCCGCCAGTGAGGTCGATGGACAACTACTGCTGCTGCATCAAATACACGCAGGCGCAGCCAGCTCTAGCTTTGGCCTACATGTGGCCAAGATGGCAGGCATTCCAAACCAAGTGCTCAGCGATGCCAAACGCTACCTGCTCGACACCTTAGCCAGTGACACCCTGACAGCAGATCAGGGGAAATCGGCTGATGATAAAAATGACTTAGCTAAGTCAGTAACGGATAAAGAACAACAAATCCGTCATCACTCTACCGCCGAGACATCTATAAGAACCTATCATCCAGACGAGTCACTACTTAATAATCAACAACAAAAACAACTGCTTAGCGTACAACAGCAGCTTGATACTATCGATCCTGACAGTCTCACGCCTAAGCAAGCGCATGATTTGCTCTATGATCTCAAACAACTCATTAGTCGTTAA
- the secA gene encoding preprotein translocase subunit SecA, giving the protein MLSKIVGSVVGTRNDRELKRMRRVVSKINAQEDGVQALSDEQLQQKTEEFKARFQKGESLEALLPEAFAVCREASLRITGMRHYDVQLIGGITLHEGKIAEMKTGEGKTLMATLAIYLNAISSKGVHVVTVNDYLAARDADLNRPLFNFLGLTVGVIYSQQPPQEKVDAYQADITYGTNNEYGFDYLRDNMVFSLAEKKQRPLNFCIIDEIDSILIDEARTPLIISGQAEDSSRMYALINTIIPVLVRSKDEEANKNNEDEDFWIDEKNRQIEISEKGYEKIERFLIEVGELGENESLYSPSRLPLLAHVQAAIRAHHIFVKNVHYIVDDGEVVIVDENTGRTMPGRRWSEGLHQAVEAKEGVEIQAENQTLATTTFQNFFRLYDKLSGMTGTADTEAAEFKSTYDLEVVVIPTHKPIARIDMDDQIFLTKLGKYKGIIREIKTIQEKGAPVLVGTATIEASEELSYLLDQEGIKHNVLNAKQHEREAEIIAQAGSPKAVTIATNMAGRGTDIILGGNWQSFIEDIDNVSPEEMQRLREQWLVKHNQVVDAGGLHIIGSERHESRRIDNQLRGRAGRQGDPGMSRFFLSLEDDLMRIFAGDRVVNMMRAMGLKEDEAIEHKMVSKSIENAQGKVESRDFDARKNLLKYDDVANEQRKVIYSQRDDLLAETDLLEAIETMHHEVYNAMINQFIPPGSIDDQWNIDGLEDELEEEFKLYMPINDWLDEDRRLDEEGLRAKIIDTALAHYHSRREQMGEENAAQLERHFMLQSLDKHWKEHLTQMDQLRKGIHLRGYAQKNPEQEYKRESFELFQMMLGAIKSETVQDLSRVHIPTKEELEALEAQQRADAERMQMQFEHSEVANLAGETPPTPRPQNQGARASGQMRVNLSGGVAAGAGMAASAADANAADAEPNPYAGMNISRNAPCPCGSGLKYKQCHGKI; this is encoded by the coding sequence ATGTTATCAAAGATTGTAGGCAGTGTTGTTGGCACCAGAAATGACCGTGAACTAAAACGTATGCGTCGCGTGGTCAGCAAAATTAATGCCCAAGAGGATGGCGTGCAAGCCCTGTCTGACGAACAACTGCAACAAAAAACCGAAGAGTTTAAAGCGCGTTTTCAAAAAGGCGAGAGCTTAGAAGCCCTGCTACCAGAAGCCTTTGCCGTTTGTCGTGAGGCCTCCTTACGCATCACCGGCATGCGCCACTATGATGTGCAGCTGATCGGTGGTATCACCTTGCACGAAGGCAAAATCGCCGAGATGAAAACTGGTGAAGGTAAAACCTTGATGGCGACGCTGGCCATTTATCTCAATGCCATTAGTAGTAAAGGCGTGCACGTGGTCACGGTCAACGATTACTTGGCCGCCCGTGATGCGGATTTGAACCGTCCGCTGTTTAACTTTTTGGGATTGACGGTTGGGGTTATCTATTCGCAGCAGCCACCGCAAGAGAAGGTTGACGCTTATCAAGCGGACATCACTTACGGTACCAACAACGAGTATGGCTTTGATTATCTGCGTGACAACATGGTGTTTAGTCTCGCGGAAAAAAAGCAGCGCCCGCTGAACTTTTGTATCATTGATGAGATCGACTCCATCTTGATTGATGAAGCGCGTACGCCACTGATTATCTCAGGGCAAGCCGAAGACTCATCGCGGATGTATGCGCTGATCAATACCATCATTCCAGTATTGGTACGCTCAAAAGATGAAGAAGCCAATAAAAATAACGAAGACGAAGACTTTTGGATCGATGAAAAAAACCGTCAAATCGAGATCAGCGAAAAAGGCTACGAAAAGATTGAGCGCTTCTTAATAGAAGTCGGCGAGCTGGGTGAAAACGAGAGTCTGTATAGCCCAAGTCGTTTGCCACTCTTGGCACACGTACAAGCCGCTATTCGTGCCCATCATATCTTTGTCAAAAACGTCCATTATATCGTTGATGATGGCGAAGTGGTCATCGTCGATGAAAACACAGGTCGTACTATGCCTGGTCGCCGCTGGTCAGAGGGTCTGCACCAAGCGGTAGAAGCCAAAGAAGGCGTGGAGATTCAAGCCGAAAACCAGACGCTTGCGACCACCACTTTTCAGAACTTCTTCCGTCTGTATGACAAGCTATCTGGGATGACTGGTACTGCGGATACCGAAGCAGCAGAATTTAAGTCGACCTATGATTTAGAAGTAGTGGTTATCCCAACTCACAAGCCCATTGCGCGTATCGATATGGATGATCAGATCTTTTTAACCAAATTGGGTAAGTACAAAGGCATCATCCGCGAGATCAAAACGATTCAAGAAAAGGGCGCGCCCGTACTGGTTGGTACAGCGACCATTGAAGCCAGCGAAGAGCTGTCGTATTTGCTCGATCAAGAGGGCATCAAACATAACGTCCTAAACGCCAAACAACACGAGCGTGAAGCCGAAATCATCGCGCAGGCAGGTAGCCCAAAAGCGGTGACCATCGCCACCAACATGGCAGGCCGTGGTACCGATATTATCCTGGGTGGTAACTGGCAGTCGTTTATCGAAGATATCGACAATGTCAGCCCTGAAGAGATGCAGCGCTTGCGAGAGCAATGGCTGGTCAAGCACAATCAAGTGGTGGATGCAGGCGGTCTGCATATCATCGGCTCAGAGCGTCACGAGTCACGCCGTATTGATAATCAGCTGCGTGGTCGTGCTGGTCGTCAGGGTGACCCTGGTATGTCGCGTTTCTTCTTGTCATTAGAAGATGATTTGATGCGTATCTTCGCCGGCGATCGCGTGGTCAATATGATGCGCGCCATGGGTCTCAAAGAAGACGAAGCCATCGAACACAAAATGGTTTCTAAGTCGATTGAAAACGCGCAAGGTAAAGTTGAAAGCCGCGACTTTGACGCGCGTAAAAACCTACTAAAGTATGATGACGTGGCCAACGAGCAGCGTAAAGTCATCTATAGTCAGCGTGATGACCTGCTCGCTGAGACGGATCTGCTAGAAGCCATCGAAACCATGCATCATGAAGTCTATAATGCCATGATCAATCAGTTCATCCCGCCAGGCTCTATTGATGATCAATGGAATATCGATGGGCTAGAGGATGAGCTAGAAGAAGAATTTAAGCTGTACATGCCGATTAATGATTGGCTCGATGAAGACCGTCGCCTTGATGAAGAAGGTCTGCGTGCGAAGATTATCGATACCGCGCTTGCGCATTATCACAGTCGCCGTGAGCAGATGGGTGAGGAAAATGCCGCCCAGCTTGAGCGTCACTTTATGCTCCAAAGCCTTGATAAGCACTGGAAGGAGCACCTAACGCAGATGGATCAACTGCGTAAAGGGATTCATCTACGTGGCTATGCACAAAAGAACCCTGAGCAGGAATATAAGCGTGAATCATTTGAGCTGTTCCAGATGATGCTGGGTGCGATTAAGTCAGAGACTGTACAAGATTTATCACGCGTTCATATTCCAACCAAAGAAGAGTTAGAAGCGCTAGAGGCGCAGCAGCGTGCAGATGCTGAGCGTATGCAAATGCAGTTTGAGCACAGCGAAGTGGCCAACCTAGCTGGCGAAACCCCGCCAACGCCGCGCCCGCAAAATCAAGGCGCAAGGGCAAGTGGCCAGATGCGAGTGAACCTTAGTGGCGGCGTCGCAGCAGGTGCTGGTATGGCTGCAAGTGCTGCTGATGCCAATGCAGCTGACGCTGAGCCAAACCCATACGCAGGGATGAATATCAGCCGTAACGCTCCTTGCCCCTGTGGTTCGGGTCTCAAATACAAGCAATGTCACGGCAAAATTTAA
- a CDS encoding YsnF/AvaK domain-containing protein produces the protein MSTDYNNDSATNTNAKIEDHAAENKLPAPDNVTETADNAMLKASADTPINEQASTHHLELLEERPVVNKERLDVGKVTVTKHARSKTIEVPIELVEEYLTIRTEYHDAESQDLLSGQYDDKDILRHVEPSLDSKAVVTINGKQVEIGDEPVEIVLSRQVATITKDTHVVQEVEVSKTTHTHTDSIQVELKHEELDVKEEGFLEHEAARVHKK, from the coding sequence ATGAGCACCGACTATAATAACGATAGCGCAACTAACACTAACGCAAAAATAGAAGATCATGCGGCTGAGAATAAACTGCCCGCACCCGATAACGTAACGGAAACAGCTGATAACGCTATGTTAAAAGCCAGTGCCGACACTCCGATCAATGAACAAGCAAGCACTCACCATCTAGAGCTACTAGAAGAGCGTCCAGTCGTCAATAAAGAACGCTTGGACGTTGGAAAAGTCACGGTCACTAAGCATGCACGCAGCAAAACGATTGAAGTACCTATTGAGCTAGTAGAAGAATATCTCACTATTCGTACAGAATATCATGATGCCGAAAGCCAAGATTTGCTCTCAGGTCAGTACGATGATAAAGACATACTGCGCCACGTTGAACCGTCCTTAGATAGCAAAGCTGTCGTCACCATCAATGGCAAACAGGTTGAGATTGGTGATGAGCCCGTCGAGATTGTGCTATCACGGCAAGTCGCCACCATTACCAAAGATACTCACGTAGTTCAGGAAGTCGAGGTCAGTAAAACCACCCATACACATACTGATAGTATCCAAGTTGAGCTCAAACATGAAGAGCTGGATGTCAAAGAAGAAGGCTTTTTGGAGCATGAGGCCGCGCGCGTTCATAAAAAATAA
- a CDS encoding DUF2382 domain-containing protein gives MSQLIRLKDIQATHQDLIGDDYFDPTGKTAYGVNEEKIGKIEGALVEDTTGRIRYLIVDVGGWFSSKEVLVPAGLARIVGDDVFFDSLTKSQVEAMEKYDHDYQYSYKDQYEKDRQAFVADTVPTEERMDIADTAYDAPNTLELLEERLTVNKDRIVAGLVKVGKHVVTEDRNVDVELEEEHAHIERTNVDRPTDRRIGDVTGNESIEVELEAERARVGKETYVTEEVNVGKTTERHTETILETIQREELDVNDEGHVVDREGNIIDRDDITAEDVRRVRGM, from the coding sequence ATGAGCCAACTAATTCGTTTAAAAGATATCCAAGCAACGCATCAAGACCTTATTGGTGATGATTACTTTGACCCAACAGGCAAAACTGCTTATGGCGTCAATGAAGAAAAAATCGGTAAAATTGAAGGTGCTCTAGTAGAAGATACGACTGGCCGCATTCGTTATTTGATTGTTGATGTTGGTGGATGGTTTAGCTCAAAAGAAGTCCTTGTGCCAGCAGGTCTTGCTCGCATCGTTGGTGATGACGTATTCTTTGATAGCCTAACCAAGTCACAAGTAGAAGCCATGGAGAAGTATGACCATGACTATCAGTACAGCTATAAAGACCAGTACGAAAAAGATCGTCAAGCCTTTGTCGCTGACACCGTACCGACAGAAGAGCGTATGGATATTGCAGATACTGCCTATGATGCACCAAATACCCTAGAGCTCCTAGAAGAGCGCCTGACGGTGAATAAAGACCGCATCGTTGCAGGTCTGGTAAAAGTAGGCAAGCATGTGGTTACAGAAGACCGTAATGTCGATGTGGAGCTAGAAGAAGAGCATGCTCATATCGAACGTACCAATGTAGATCGCCCAACGGATCGTCGTATCGGTGATGTGACTGGCAACGAATCTATCGAGGTTGAGCTAGAAGCTGAACGTGCTCGCGTTGGTAAAGAAACATACGTCACAGAAGAAGTGAATGTCGGTAAAACCACCGAACGCCACACAGAGACTATCCTTGAGACTATCCAGCGTGAAGAGCTAGACGTCAATGATGAAGGCCATGTTGTCGACCGTGAAGGCAATATCATAGACCGTGACGACATCACTGCTGAAGACGTACGCCGCGTTCGTGGTATGTAA
- a CDS encoding thiolase family protein, which yields MSNDAIVIVNGARTPMGAFQGALKDVSATDLGATAIKAAVERAGVSAESVDEVIMGCILSAGLGQGPARQAMRKAGLPDATGAVTINKLCGSGLKAVMQAHDAIKAGSINIAVAGGLESMTNAPYIMPSARSGYRMGHKEVKDHMFLDGLEDAETGRLMGQFAQEMADEKGYTREQMDEFAIESVNRALTAIKDGHFKNEIEPVTFKTRKGEQTVDTDEEPGLANIERIPTLRPAFAKDGTITAANSSSISDGAAAVVLMKESQAKSEGLEYQARIIATASHSRHPSEFTIANIGSINELLPKAGWSVEDVDLWEINEAFAMVTMAAMDELKIDPAKVNIEGGACALGHPVGSSGARILVTLINSLKRTGGKKGVAALCIGGGESVAVAIELA from the coding sequence ATGTCTAATGATGCAATTGTAATTGTTAATGGTGCCCGTACTCCAATGGGTGCCTTTCAAGGCGCACTAAAAGACGTTAGCGCTACCGATCTAGGCGCCACTGCTATCAAAGCGGCGGTAGAGCGTGCAGGCGTCAGCGCAGAGAGCGTTGATGAAGTCATTATGGGTTGTATCCTGTCAGCTGGTCTTGGCCAGGGCCCTGCCCGCCAAGCAATGCGTAAAGCAGGTCTACCTGATGCGACAGGTGCCGTTACCATTAATAAGCTGTGCGGCTCTGGTCTAAAAGCTGTGATGCAAGCCCATGATGCGATCAAAGCGGGTAGCATCAACATCGCTGTCGCAGGTGGTCTAGAATCAATGACCAATGCCCCTTATATCATGCCAAGCGCACGTAGTGGCTATCGTATGGGGCATAAAGAAGTCAAAGATCATATGTTCTTAGACGGTCTTGAGGATGCCGAAACTGGCCGCCTAATGGGTCAGTTCGCGCAAGAGATGGCTGATGAAAAAGGCTACACGCGTGAGCAAATGGACGAGTTTGCTATTGAGTCTGTCAACCGCGCTTTAACCGCTATCAAAGACGGTCATTTCAAAAACGAGATTGAGCCAGTTACTTTTAAGACCCGTAAAGGCGAGCAAACAGTCGATACTGACGAAGAGCCAGGTCTTGCCAATATTGAGCGTATTCCTACGCTGCGCCCAGCCTTTGCCAAAGACGGTACTATCACTGCAGCAAACTCTAGCTCTATCTCAGACGGTGCAGCAGCTGTCGTACTGATGAAAGAGTCGCAGGCTAAGTCTGAAGGGCTTGAATATCAAGCACGTATCATCGCTACTGCCTCGCACTCACGTCATCCAAGTGAGTTTACCATTGCAAATATTGGCTCTATCAATGAGTTATTGCCTAAAGCAGGTTGGTCGGTTGAAGATGTTGATCTATGGGAAATCAACGAAGCCTTTGCCATGGTTACTATGGCAGCCATGGACGAGCTAAAAATCGATCCTGCTAAAGTAAATATCGAAGGCGGTGCTTGTGCCTTAGGTCATCCTGTCGGTTCTTCAGGTGCACGTATCTTAGTGACGCTTATCAACTCACTGAAACGTACTGGTGGCAAAAAAGGCGTTGCAGCTTTGTGTATCGGTGGCGGTGAATCTGTTGCTGTCGCTATTGAACTTGCCTAA
- a CDS encoding homoserine dehydrogenase — protein sequence MSKSIKLAILGLGTVGTGVINLINDNLDELKRRSGRDIIITEVGTRRQRDDIDTSIVQNDDLMAIASSDNVDIVVEVIGGTTFAKDLIIHAIKNGKHVVTANKALLAEHGNEIFALAEAHNVHVAYEAAVAGGIPIIKVMREALAANKIDWLAGIINGTGNFIMSEMRDKGRTFEDVLAEAQALGYAEADPTFDVEGIDAAHKLAILASIAFGIPLQFDKVYCEGITGITLQDVNYAEELGYRIKHLGFAVRRDSADSDSAGIELRVHPTLIPQDALLANVNGVKNAVLVNSHPLGQTLYCGDGAGAGATASAVMADVMDLVRILGNNGDAKANDDQSQGSHHVPHLAFMPEQLSNTPILRAEQMTTGYYLRVHAYDNPGVLADITRILSDAGINIDAILQKPAHKLGQVPVIILTLPVVENQMNLAIEKIEKLDAVTDKVVRIRLDELD from the coding sequence GTGAGTAAATCCATCAAACTAGCGATACTTGGCCTAGGTACTGTCGGTACTGGCGTGATCAACCTAATCAATGACAACTTAGACGAACTCAAACGTCGCAGCGGACGCGATATCATTATCACCGAAGTTGGTACACGCAGACAGCGTGACGATATTGATACTAGTATTGTCCAAAACGATGATTTGATGGCCATTGCAAGCAGTGACAATGTCGATATCGTCGTCGAAGTCATCGGCGGTACGACTTTTGCCAAAGACCTCATCATCCACGCCATCAAAAATGGCAAGCATGTGGTCACTGCCAACAAAGCCTTACTTGCTGAGCATGGCAATGAGATATTTGCCTTGGCGGAAGCACACAACGTGCATGTGGCCTACGAGGCAGCAGTCGCTGGTGGTATTCCGATTATCAAAGTCATGCGTGAAGCACTCGCGGCCAATAAAATCGACTGGTTGGCTGGTATCATCAATGGTACAGGCAACTTTATTATGAGTGAGATGCGTGATAAAGGTCGGACCTTCGAAGACGTACTGGCAGAGGCGCAAGCGCTTGGCTATGCTGAAGCGGACCCTACCTTTGATGTAGAAGGTATCGATGCGGCACACAAGCTGGCTATTTTGGCCTCTATCGCCTTCGGTATTCCGCTACAGTTTGACAAAGTCTATTGTGAAGGCATCACTGGCATCACCTTACAAGACGTCAATTACGCTGAAGAGCTAGGCTACCGTATCAAGCATCTAGGCTTTGCTGTGCGCCGTGACAGTGCAGACTCAGACAGTGCTGGTATTGAGCTCCGCGTTCATCCAACCTTGATCCCGCAAGATGCTTTGCTTGCCAATGTCAATGGCGTAAAAAATGCCGTGTTGGTCAACTCACACCCACTCGGGCAGACACTGTACTGCGGTGATGGTGCTGGCGCTGGTGCAACGGCCTCAGCCGTGATGGCGGACGTCATGGATTTGGTACGCATATTAGGTAACAATGGCGATGCTAAGGCTAATGATGATCAAAGCCAAGGCAGTCATCATGTACCGCATCTGGCCTTTATGCCAGAGCAGCTGTCTAACACGCCTATCCTGCGTGCAGAGCAAATGACAACAGGCTACTACTTACGTGTCCACGCTTATGACAATCCAGGGGTACTCGCTGATATCACTCGTATCTTGAGTGATGCTGGTATCAATATTGATGCTATTTTACAAAAACCTGCGCACAAGCTTGGCCAAGTACCCGTGATTATCTTAACCCTACCTGTGGTTGAAAATCAGATGAATCTTGCCATCGAAAAAATCGAAAAGCTTGATGCCGTCACGGACAAAGTGGTGCGTATTCGTTTAGATGAGCTTGATTAA
- a CDS encoding DsbC family protein, with protein sequence MSFLSSTVKNSSTALIRNKLSHSIISALLVLGIAGCSNNAASDSSTVKNVQTSSTTNTATADSDPAVVKSLQENLQASGIEETITSAVPTDMEGIYWVSAEGLPSFFTDKSGKHIIQGQIISVGGEVPVDISSPLVARTAQETLKNVDKSEMIIYPATGATKSVIYSFTDADCPYCTKLHEEIEDINARGIEVRYLAWPRNQQSIPKMEAIWCSEDRIAAMDQAKMGANVQAPTCDNPVAEHMALGASLGVRGTPAIFTESGEQVGGYLPAAQLAQAVGIN encoded by the coding sequence ATGTCTTTTTTATCTTCTACTGTCAAAAACTCTAGCACTGCGCTTATTCGCAATAAACTCTCTCATTCCATCATAAGTGCTTTGCTCGTGCTAGGCATAGCAGGCTGCTCGAATAATGCGGCCAGCGATAGCAGTACGGTAAAAAACGTGCAGACAAGTAGTACTACAAATACTGCTACAGCAGACAGTGACCCAGCAGTCGTCAAGTCTTTACAAGAGAACTTGCAGGCCTCTGGCATTGAGGAAACCATCACCTCAGCAGTGCCAACAGATATGGAAGGCATCTACTGGGTGAGCGCTGAAGGTCTGCCGTCTTTCTTTACTGACAAGTCAGGCAAACATATTATTCAAGGTCAGATCATCAGTGTCGGCGGCGAAGTGCCTGTTGATATCAGTAGTCCGTTAGTCGCCCGTACTGCTCAAGAAACGCTAAAAAATGTCGATAAAAGTGAGATGATCATTTATCCAGCGACAGGCGCAACCAAATCAGTCATTTATTCGTTTACCGACGCCGACTGCCCTTACTGCACCAAGCTCCATGAAGAAATAGAAGACATCAATGCCCGTGGCATCGAAGTGCGCTATTTGGCTTGGCCGCGTAATCAGCAATCGATTCCTAAGATGGAAGCGATCTGGTGTAGTGAAGATCGCATCGCTGCGATGGATCAAGCCAAGATGGGTGCCAACGTACAAGCACCTACCTGTGACAATCCGGTCGCCGAGCATATGGCTTTAGGTGCCAGTCTGGGTGTGCGCGGTACGCCTGCTATCTTTACTGAGTCTGGTGAGCAAGTCGGCGGCTATCTACCAGCAGCGCAGTTGGCGCAAGCGGTAGGCATCAACTGA